The DNA region TCCCGGGGCCGGACTCTAGGGGGCTCACTCTCCTCGCCTATAAACGCAAAGACTGCAGCCACCCTACCCCGCCAGCCAGACTTCTCTCCAGTATGTGGCCTCTTCCGCACATCGAGAAGCTTCCACAGGAAGAAGCAGCAAGGCGCAATTTGCCAAAACACGGATGTCAACACCGAGCTGCGGGGCTCAGTCCTCCACTCTACAGAAGCCTCCAGATGCAGAGCAGGAAGAGATGTACAACAACGCCGTCAAGCCCTTAAGAACCTCCCTCCTCCCGGCCCCCCGCGGCCGCGTATTTCCTAGACAGTCAGTGGGGCGAGGGACAAAGGCGCAGCCCGCGCGCCCCGGGGTCTCCGGGAAGCCCTCCGGctccgcccgccgcgccgcgccgctccCGGGGGCGGAAGGGGCGGGGCATCGGGGAGGAAACGCGGGCGGGGCCGGAAGTCGGGCCCCCGCCGGCCTCCCTGCGCCTGCGCGCCCGGCGCAGCCCGAGGCTGGGGGAGCTCCCGCCTGCTCCGGTCCTCGCCCCGcgtcccctccctctgcctccttccccgcccctccccacctccgcccTCCTCCTCCACCGCTTCCCACCTCCGCCCACTTGACGCGATGACGCACGGCAGGTTTGCGGACGTGGCGGCGGCGCACGGCCCGGAAGGCGGAGACGTTGGCGGCGGTGGTGGCCGGGGACGCGGGACGGCCCCGGGCGGAGGCTCGGTCATGAGTCTGCCCGGGTCTGGAGCCGCGGCGGCGGACCTGGCAGCTGGCTCCCTGGTGCGTCCCCGCTGCTAACGGAGCAGGTAAAGATGGCGGCGAGAGGTcgcggggtgcggggggcggggggggggtccgGCCCCCGCTGCGCTCTCGCGGGAGATGGCGCGGAGCCTGCGGCCGCAGGTGTAGCCGCGGCGGCCACACGGAGCTCGGCTCCCGGGGCGGGGTCGACCTTCGCGGCGCGGCCGCACCGAAGCCCCTCGTCACACTctcggggaaactgaggcccggaggAAGGACTCCTCCCACCTGCCGGATTCCCGGGTCGCCGCGTTTGGAACCTAAGCGCTTTCTTTTCCCCACACAACGTGTTGTTGATGCTGAATACACGGCGTGACATGAAAATCTGAGGTCATCTCGAGGAGTAGACAGAAATAAGGCCCCTAGGTGCGTGCAGTGGAGGAGGACGGAGGAGCGGGAAGTGAAGTCTTTAAAAACTGGATTGGCCCAGGCGGATGCAGCCCCTGTGATGGTATCGCGGTGCGGGGCCGCTCGCGCCCTGCGGCCCCTTTATTGCTCTCTGCTTAAGGGAAACCGAAGCGAAACACCCGGCAGCAGCCGCTGCAGATAACGAAGGTGTGTGGGAAGCCACTCTCAGTTCAGAGCGAGCTGATGGATGCTTTATTTAGCAACGTATCCATTGCGTAAGTTTTTGCGACTGCTTGGAAATCTAGGCAGCATGCAGGgttggtccccccccccccctcagtttTCAGAAGAGAGAGTTCGTGCATTTTTTCCTACCTCTAAGAGAATTAAGACAGGTTGAAGAAAATCGAGCCCGATGACTTGAGTACTGTGCCCTTTGTAACCTGTGTGTGGTTGGCTTAGGTAATTACCTGCTTGCGCCGGAATCTAGCTTTTCCGCTTCGCTCGGAGGCGCAGCCAGTTTTTGGTTATTCAGAGAAAGGTACCCAGTTTGTGGGGCTCCGCTGCTTGCATTTGATTACACAGGAGCGTGAAGAGATGATGAGATGAAGTGCTAGCCTTTTAAGTATTATGTAGCGGTGCACCACGGAGAAAGTTTGATACAAATGTGTAAAATGGCTTTTGGGCATTGCTCAGTGGATTTCAGCCACTCCAAGCCAGTTTGGTATTCTAAGAACGAATAATTAGGGAGACAGTCTAAAAGGGCAGCCTACGTGTGTCAGTATAACCACGTGCAAATTGCTGTATATTAGATggctcttaaatttttaaaatcataaaacccCTCCTCTgagaacaggaaaacaaatattaaccCCCTTTCCCCCCAGAAAAATGTACATGACTGTAAAGTTTTGCCTACGAATGCACAGGATTCACAGACATTTCCGACACTAAAAACACAAGATAGAAAAGACCTGGTTAAATAAGTGGAAATAAAACTATTACCCATTTTAGGTGAAGGGGAGATTCTTTTTCAacttcttgaaaattaaaaataaagcattgtgAATTACGGTATAACAAGTTGATAACAAGTTTAGTCTTTAAACTTGTTAGACTTGTCACTTAGAATTCCATGAAGGAATAGGTGTGATCAGGACTTAAAACTGCTTTAGAGATGTACAGTGTTGGTAACTTTCTTCAGTTTGGTGGCTGTGAATTTAGGAACCCCAGTTCACGGTAAGAGTACCCGAGGGGGTGCGGATGGGTGAAATAGTCTACTTAATAATTAGTTATTAGTTGTCTGTGTTACCCTCATAGAAATCCGTGGGTTTTAAAAGCAATCCAGTGTTACTGTAGAGCAGGATTAGAAACTGGTTTTCAGGGGTTGGAGTCAACAATcaataaattcaatgaattaaatAGTTcgttaattatatatgtatgtgcctaCATGCAGAATGTAATCTGTTGTCATCCATATTACAAATTCAGACTTTTGAagggtgtttgttttctttttcacttggtATTTGTCTGTAGTATTTTCAACTGAACGAAGTCCTTTAAGACACCCTTTGGGCTTGCCTTCCATGACACATTGTTTTgatgctttcttcctcttctgaataGCCTGTTCTATCTTCTTTGCAGGCTGATTTTCCTTCACTCACATACCAAATGTAGCAACTCTTCAAGGCTGTCTTCACCCCTTCTTATTCTATACTTTATTTAGGTAATCTCATCTATACCCACACAGCTTCAGTTTCTACCAATGCACATGAGCCAGGAAATTATATTTCTAACCCTTTCTGAATTTGACTCTATAGCCCACTTGGCTATTTGGTATTCTTTGGGGCTATATTAGAGGAATTTATGATTTATTGttcagcctccccccccccccccccagcttttCTTCCAGTGTACGGTATTTTAGAGAATGGCATCACCATTTACTCAGTGATGCAAATCAGAAATCTTGGCATGATCCTTAATGTCTTACCTCTCTTCAGTCTAAGTCACAGTATGAAGTCTTAATTCATAATTAATTTGGACATTTTATGTCCAAAATGCCTTTCACTACTTGTctacttctttccatctttcaaaaCAATAACTGAAAGCAATCTAGGTCCTTTCTTATGTGAACAATTAATATGAAGCTAGCACTGGGAATGTGGAATtagtttttatatgtttttgttaCATCTGTTTTTAATGAGAACCAGTTCAGCTTGATGAAGGGGAGTGGAGAGTGCCTGTGCCAGTAAGCAAAAAGTATTCATTGATGTATGCCTTTCCCTTAAGTCAGTGCTTGGTCTTAGAATGTCTTTTCTGAAATGGATGTAGTGACATAAAATTTGTTCAGTCTTTATGGACCATAAATTGAGTTGGACAAGGACTTTGATAGAGGTTGGTGAAAAGCTTCCAAGGAATAAGAATCCTTGGTTGAGGGCAAAATTATGACCTATATGAAGGCACATACTGTACTAATTATGAatactgaagtaaaaaaaaatactgaagtcaTTGTGATGCAGGGAGGTAGGGAggtaataaaaaagatatttcaatcCCACAAGCACTTAAAATGCAGAACAAGCCAGGATATTCGGGTTCATTAAAGTGTTGTGTTTGTACATATAAAACATTCTTTAGGTCCATCAGAACTATAAATTGTAGTATATGATCACAGgtttttaataatacaaaaatatttccttaattttattcatattcagAATAAAGGAGCTTAgctttttaaccttaaaaaaatagcaatttacttttgtgaaaatgtttatCACCCCCATGTTTTGGGATAGTCTGTAAGAATGAATTACCTCTTCTTCCTGTACCATTGTCTCTGCTGTCAGATGTTAATTGCAGTTTAACATCTGTAAAACTTCaacctaaatttttaaataactaaaatcattcttttttttaaaaaggggtccTGAATATAAGATTCTTGTAACTCAGTTAAATGGATGAGGCACATTCTAAagttttttctgccttctttcctcctcAGATTTTGACATGGCAGGGAGACATCAGAACCGTAGTTTTCCTCTTCCAGGAGTTCATTCAAGTGGTCAAGTACATGCATTTGGAAATTGTACAGACAGTGATGTGTTGGAGGAGGATGCTGAAGTATATGAGCTTCGatccagaggaaaagagaaaatccgAAGAAGTACATCAAGAGATAGACTTGATGACATTATAGTATTAACAAAAGATATACAGGAAGGAGATACTTTAAATGCAATAGCCCTTCAGTACTGTTGTACGGTAAGTCTTAATTTGATTTTGGATAATGCCGTccaaaataatttgttcattagCACAAACAAATAAGTTTTGTgctcttttatcttgtttttcccctttttcccatAGAAATCTGTATTATGTTGGTAGAtgttactttttacatttttaagtgattaCTGTAATTAAATTCTTGATTCTGTTTTCAGTATTGAAAAACACCTAATTGTGCTATCTCTCCTCCTTACTCAAGTTGTAAGAGAATATAGAAATACATAAGGAaaagtttttctcttcctcagctcCTGAAATGATACACTTTGGTGTGTTTCTTTTCATACCTTTTTTGTGCTGTATAAAAGTAAAATACGTATATATATAaggtatttcattcctttttttgtgCTTTATAGAAGTAAAATACGTacataagtataaatatttacatatatttaaaccACTTGGGGCAttggtgattttgtttttaaaaattggtttatttttatgtctattaCTCTTCAAgttgcctttttcatttcttagtatATCATGGACATCCCTTTATTGTCTTACAAATCTAACTTATGTTTTATGTAGCTATATAATATTGCATGGTATGAACGTATCATAATTATGAAGCTGTTCTATAACATAGTCGGGATTTTCTCCCATGTTTTGAATAGTGTGGTGAATATCATCACAGCTCTATCTTTAAAGGGTGGTACCTTTATTTTTGTGGAATAGATTCCCAAAAGTAGAATTGATAGATAGAAGGAaaggtgtatttttatttcagtaacaTTAAACCCATTTTATATATGTCATTATGTCCATCTTGCATCCTTAGCATGAAATCTTTTCACGTGAACACATTTATATGGAAATtgttagaatattttttcaaacattctTTTCTCATACTTCCAGCAGAATTTTGAAATGTACATACTGTGTATCACCTTACACATTTTAAAGGAAgcttaaatactttttaatgatttaaaggatataatttccagaatgttgtcaatattgatatttaaaaatatgaccgTTAGAAAACtctttaaatgtacttttaaagaaagaatttattttagagtacatgagtggggggaggggcagagggagtaggagagcGAGAACCTTCcaacagactccctgcccagtgggaaaCCAGACAAGGGGTCAACCTCATGACtcatgagatcctgacctgagccaaaaccaagagtcagatgctcaacccactgagccacccaggcaccctatatgCACTTTTTTAATAGCATGAAATTtttatcattcctttttctccttgattAGTATTTttatcctcccccccccccagtctttCATGATGTGTTATATTTTTGTACTTGAAAGCCTTTTATTGGTTATCTGTCATAGTTCTCTGCAatagaaacatatatttataaatttatttatacaataaatatgtaaatatttacaatatatgtaaatttaaattgaatttttaaaaatttcctctggCCATGAagttttgtgtattatttttctctgaataggGTAATTATTGCAATTCAGCTGATCAaaacagatatatatttatttaaaaatttaataaagtattttattggaATGCATTTCTTGATGAGGTAATAAGAGCTAGATTGGGGGGTTGCAACTTGTTCACATATAGCAACACTATTTATTATGAGGTCTTAGTatatctgatttcattttttagcaTAAATAACCATGTGATACATGTTTGTAGAAAAGTTACAGAATGTGCTTTAGAAAGTAAATAAGttatagaaaatgtttaagaaagtTGATAGAAAGTAATCAAGATTTAAAATTAGGGATAAGGCTAAAATTATCAAAGTGGAGGTCCAAGAGAAGAATGTGGTCCAATAGCTTTATTAGAGAAAGACATAGGTTTTCCTTTAATGAACCTTTTAAATTATCTTAGAAGAATACAAGTTTGAAATGCCATCTCAATGATTAAAAATAGGTCATATTTCAAATGAGGTGAACAAGAAAAAGTATATAACTGTATGAGTATATAAAGAGAAAGGTATAGGAGAAAATAAGAACAACAGAGGAAATTTAATAGatttccactcatttttccaGAAATGAGTGGCATAGACTGATGGGAAGAAGCACTTTGTGTTACCTGAGGAAAAATTTGATCTGTGTAGTTAAGAACACCATTACAGAGTTTTAAAGAGTGCTGCAAAATGGTAGGGAAGCCTGCTGGCAAGTTGGAGGGGACCCAATGAGACGGTTAGTGGAATGATTCAAGTGAAGATTGATCAGGGCTTAGACTAAAATATGTGCAGTAAGTATAGAGAAATTTACAGAACATCATTTGGGGGTATTCCCAAGATGTTTTAGCTGGTTCCTCGTTGAAAATGAAGAATGATGAAAGGGCAGTTAGCTTACCATTAGAGAAAAGAAGGCACTATCCACAGTAGGGAAAATTGACATAACAGGGAGTTAAACAGTGCTCCCTTTTGCCAGGAGCTCAACCAGCGAAAATGGTGAACCTTACAAAaagatttctctatttattttttaaagattctgtttatttgacAGCacgtgagcacaagcaaggggagcagctgggagacagagaagcaggcttcccacagggcagggagcctgatgcaaggcttgatctcaggttcctgggttTATGAtgcgagctgaaggcagatgcttgcaacctactgagccacccaggcactccaggatTTTTCACTTCAGAGTACTTAGTGCTGTATTCCACTTATAAGTACTCAGTATTAGACGTTACTAAACATAATGCCATATATGTCATAAACATATGTCATAAAACAGTGACAAGAGGACAAAGTTCAAGGTTGGAATCCTGAATGCAACAAGGAAGtcagtataaaagaaaataacagggaTATTCAGAGTGAGAACCTAGGTAGACTACTAAAAGTTGGAAGCCTGGTTTAAAAACAATATGAAGCAGTTAATAGAATAGACAATATCAAACAAATGAACATTTAAAGAGAATGGGGTCAGACTTTGGGGTTTATCAAATGAATCTTTATTTGctctaagaaaaaaagtcttgagGTTGTAAATTTGAAAGCATCCTTTTTCCTTATTGTCTCATATAGTTACTCTGaatcctccctccatcctccttccACACAGTACACTTCCAGGGAATTGATTTTtccaacaggaactctcattcttcaggatgcctgggtggctctgtggttgaggctgccttctgctcagggtgtggtcccagggtcctgggttagagtcccacatccggctccttgtggggagcctgcttctccctttgcctgtctccgtctctcgggaataaataaataatctttaaaaaaaaaacaaaaaaccaaaaaaccaggAACGCTCTCATTCTTCAGTGGACTTTGTGATCAGGAATCTGCAGTTGATAGTTCATCATTCATTTCCTCCTAAAAGCCCTCTTCAGCCTCCttgattttgcatcttttttattttcctgctagtaatatttaattatacttaatatattaaatataaatactaaatgtTAGAGTTATTACAACACACTATATATCACTATTCTAAATgttcatacattttaatttattaatctttgCAAAACCCTATCTGGTAGATAGTGTTATTACGGTCATTTTACATACATGGAAATTGAATTGCAGAGAGGTTAAACAACTTGCCCCAGATCATATAGCTAGAAAGTTGTCAGAGCCATCCTTCAAACCCAGAGAGTCCATACTTCTAACTACTGTCATATTGGTTTCTTggccactctttttttctttttaattttattttaaagtaatctccacatccagCTTGGGGCTCGAactcctgagatcaggagtcacatgctctcctgctaaaccagccaggcaccccttggccACTCTTTCTTAATCTCTGGTATGAATTCTCTTATTCAATATATCCCTCAAATGTTGACATTTCTCAGAGATGTTTTATATGTCACCTTTTTCTCCCAGTCTTCTTTGGTGAACTTGTCTACTTTTGTGGTTTCAATTACTATTTTTGCTGGCAATCCATAAATCTATATTTCTACCTGAGATCATTCTTCTAAATTTCAAACATCCTGTAACTGTCTGTTGGATAGCTCCCACTTGGATATTTCAATCACCTCAAAGTCAGCATATATAAAGTCTgcgtttattttcttttctccctccagaGTGTTCCAtatctcagtaaatggcatcATCCATTGAGTTGACCAAGCCAAAAAAGTTTTATCCTAGACTCACTTTGCCTTTCTGACATCAGTCAGGTGATAAATAATCAGGGCTTAGGTTAAGCCATTGATAGAAATCATGAATGGGACTAATCACTTAAAGATGGTGGGAGAGCCTACCATTATAATTGGTAATTGAGGAGCACTCCCATGATCTCCCTCTTGACAGTGGCTGGTGGATAGGATATACAGACAGGTTGaagattatataatatatagaaaaagcttagaaaaaaatgactgatCTTGGGGGTAATTGAATAATGCATGAACACTGAGAAGTTAGGGGAAATGTTATCAACACAAGTGAGGGAGATAAATTATAGTATCATTCCTGAGGTGCAtgttttttcaaacattttaacatCCTTGAAATTGGAATGGTGGCATCCTCATTAtttggtgttttggttttttcccccctaagcAATATGTAAAATAATGGCACATCTTAGAGTTGATGGCATCTTAGTTTTGATAAAATACAGTAGTTTTAGTGTAAGTTGACATTTGCCTACACTTTTAATTGCCAGACTGGAAGAAAGAACATATTTGTAATCCTTCCTTCCTAGATggtttaaaaacaatagaaagtgTGATATTTGTGCATGATATACAAAGAGAAATATCAAATGATCCCACAACCTACTTAAATACCTACCATTAGTGCTAATAATACATGGGTGATAGTAAAAAGTAAGTAGTGATTTCCTAAGACTAGTAGATCAAAAGTGGTGTAGAACTGTTATCTACAAAATCTCTCTGGGTGTGATAATACTACTAATAATTAAGCTCCactattttttcccttccaaagTAACTAAGATAAATGACTATTGCTACCTCTATTTTGATGGAGAGTTCAGTTgaatgttgcctttttttttttttttaacaggtagCAGATATCAAGAGGGTTAACAATCTCATCAGCGATCAAGACTTTTTTGCCCTTAggtctatcaaaataccagttaAAAAATTTAGTTCATTGACTGAAACACTTTATCCTCCAAAAGGAAGACAGGCTTCACGTCCTTCATCTGTTCAATATGTTCCAGAACAACAGGAAATTTTGCCACCTAatgattctctttcttccagtgAGTCAgctgataactttttaaaagaagtagaCCGAGACATAGAACAAATAGTAAAATGTACAGAcaccaaaaaagagaatcttaatgAGGTGGTATCTGCTTTAACAGCACAACAGATACGTTTTGAACCTGATAACAAAAACATTCAACGTAAGGATCCTTATTATGGAGCGGACTGGGGAATAGGGTGGTGGACAGCTGTAGTGATAATGTTGATAGTAGGTATAATAACGCCagtattttatttactgtattaTGAAATTTTAGCGAAAGTGGATGTTAGTCACCATTCAACAATGGATTCTTCACATTTGCATTCAGGAGTGACACCTCCATCacaacaaagagaaatggaaaatggaattgGTCCAACTAAAGGAATACCCTTTGGCCAACATGATCATAAACTATATAGTCAAGATTCTCAATCACCTGCTGCTCAACACAAGACATAGCAGTTAGCTCATAATAATAACATTGTTAATGATCATGTGTATCTGGAGTGTGGTGAATCAGTTATATTCAATAACCACTTTAAGGGCAGAAGTTAGGGAGATTGaagatgcttttgttttttgcccTTTTGGGGGAGCCATTTACAAATTGAGTATAAAATTCTTACAGTTGCTAGTTGTTATTGAGAGTTGTGAATCCATGTATCTGTTGTATCAATGCttaaagcagaaatgaatttaaatatggGTCTAGGAAGTTCTTAACTTGGAAAATGcatcatttttcttattcaagGTTGGTtatgtttaagttttattttccaagGAATTATTTTTTGGCTTAAGTCCCCAAAATAATGTATTCTAGTTAAGAAGTTGCCGTTTGGTCACTAGAACACTGGATTGGGTCAAGACCTAAAAGTATTCTTTGTCTCTTAAAGCTCactgcctctgcttctgttttttaaGTGATTATATTTGCCTCTGTTATTTGAAAGCACTTTTGTAATTCTTTAATGAAAAGTGTTAGACGAATTAGcattatttaggaaataaatccTTACATACTGTGATAAGTTGTTGCTGTGTTACATGCAGTAACATGCCTTAATTACATTTAATGCCTTATGATAATTGCTTTACGTAAGCTAATacaatttttagaattaaaattaagtattgaattaaaattaagtattatttCATATGGTCCAACAGGATTCATAACATATGCTGTGTAAGTTCGTCTCCACCTTCACTATCAAGCACAACAGTATAAGTTTATTAAAACAGATTTTCATGGGCTGCCTCAGGTCTGTTGCAGAAAATGATTAATAAGCAAAAGCAAAGGTGAAAGAGCCCTTTTGCATTAACAGTAACAAATTATTTCTTGATCCGTTAACCtggttttcaaagagaaaatgtcCAACTtagacctttttttcccctctgaactGTAGCATTAATTTGGGGAACAGAGGCCAGAGGTGTGTGGATCAATTGAAAGGGCTTGATAGTGCTACTTCTTAAGATTTGCGGGGATCAGACATAGTTTGGCTAACTAAGCATCATTTGCCTACTGATTTCCATCATTTAGTTTTATAaagtatgtgttttaaaaatgttaaccaaAATGATTCATTAGAAGAAAGATTTGGTGGAGTCTGAATTGTCTGTTTTGTGTATAATAAAGTATGTATCTTAAGTTATATAATACCACCTCATTTTCTGGGCATTATTTCCTAGTTTCAGGTTTTGACCAGTCATTTTATATTTGCAACTccaatattgatttttaaaaagggggaggagtGAATAAGTATGGTAAATGAGGTTTTCATGTACTTTCAGGAGGAAAGTATCATAAAAAGACAGGACAAAGAAGTCAAGAATTAAAGCCCTTGCATGTATTAGAGGACCTTAGACaattaatgaaaaatgttaatatagAAGTTGTAGCAAAATCATTTTTTGAGTAACTCttttaatttggaatttaaaaaattattttaatgtgccttggtttcttaaaaaaaatgtatgatctTTCTAATCTATGCTCAGTGTTAACTTGGTCAGTTTACATTGTATTTATTACACTTGCCGAAAAATCAAGttttagggaagaaaaatggATTTTAGGGTAGAATTTAGAACTTTGTTTACATCAAATTGATGAAAACACAGAGTCAGTAATTCCTTTTTGCTAGTGCTACTTTGAAATTGTGATAGGTCTGATTTCCAAAGTAAGTGACTTAAAGTGGTGAAGTGTACTATGTACTTGATTTAAAACCATTTCTGTCTTGCAGTGTCTGTTCCTTGAAGGAAATTTAACATATCCTTATGACACAATCAGGCAGTTTCCCTTCTCTATATCTTT from Canis lupus dingo isolate Sandy chromosome 3, ASM325472v2, whole genome shotgun sequence includes:
- the LYSMD3 gene encoding lysM and putative peptidoglycan-binding domain-containing protein 3, whose product is MLYLATYPLHFDMAGRHQNRSFPLPGVHSSGQVHAFGNCTDSDVLEEDAEVYELRSRGKEKIRRSTSRDRLDDIIVLTKDIQEGDTLNAIALQYCCTVADIKRVNNLISDQDFFALRSIKIPVKKFSSLTETLYPPKGRQASRPSSVQYVPEQQEILPPNDSLSSSESADNFLKEVDRDIEQIVKCTDTKKENLNEVVSALTAQQIRFEPDNKNIQRKDPYYGADWGIGWWTAVVIMLIVGIITPVFYLLYYEILAKVDVSHHSTMDSSHLHSGVTPPSQQREMENGIGPTKGIPFGQHDHKLYSQDSQSPAAQHKT